One window of the Prinia subflava isolate CZ2003 ecotype Zambia chromosome 1, Cam_Psub_1.2, whole genome shotgun sequence genome contains the following:
- the LOC134547913 gene encoding uncharacterized protein LOC134547913 yields the protein MSAKTAISSAVLFASLLTIAQAWLVPQPQQNVWTVLAKSLGQDHICLNQASAANPMASCLVGIPFKDREMPKMLLGYAQKLRQEAAKMEHNLKHAHYIVAWYNYIKSLPKLENEPQELELLGSARAESCFHIRNDHVQRHHRHFVSSKAHFNTHWCNAVSFSYPPIPPQKSAQVFAHPRQLPRGTFLICGDHAWAGIPSHLSGGPCTFGTLGLFSPNKSQILDWVTQNSTNGAHLLAHSRKKREDYSLKKLADDCDEEIIHWSRSKGIAITVFAPWVAIAKTLGELGHLECWVAKQSRLTSRALSNLLKDEEITRQATLQNRAAIDYLLLLHGHSCEEFEGLCCFNLTSRAKGTREALKQMENMIGDIKQEYGDWLSNLFKGWGISGWTGSILKTVLLIVFVLFVAIASLGLMKKMLQNLISSSTSPPKAEVHRVAVEVGPEAFKEEEESFVDEDEQAEQLEITVEEVRSLPRKQWPTQQQWFAESYLRSEHLVDPPQFGYLR from the coding sequence ATGAGCGCCAAGACTGCCATCAGTTCAGCCGTCCTCTTCGCCAGTCTCCTGACCATCGCCCAGGCGTGGCTCGTCCCCCAGCCGCAACAGAACGTCTGGACTGTCTTGGCCAAATCACTGGGCCAAGACCACATATGTCTCAACCAAGCGAGTGCCGCGAATCCCATGGcatcctgcctcgtggggatcccatttaaagatcgtgagatgcccaagatgcttctaggttatgctcaaaaacttagacaagaagctgctaaaatggagcataacctaaagcatgcccattacatcgtcgcgtggtacaattatattaaaagtcttccaaagttagaaaacgagcctcaggagctggagcttctaGGTTCCGCCAGAGCcgaatcttgttttcatatccGCAACGACCACGTCCAGCGTCACCACCgtcattttgtctcctccaaagcccattttaatacTCATTGGTGCAACGCTGTGTCCTTTAGTTATCCtccaatccctccccaaaaatcagcccaagtcTTTGCCCATCCCCGCCAGCTTCCCAGGGGAACATTCTTGATTTGCGGAGACCACgcatgggcaggtatcccctctcacctctccggaggcccgtgcacctttgggaccctcggattgttttcacccaacaaatcacaaattttggattgggttacacaaaattctacaaatggtgcacatctattggcacactctagaaagaagagagaagactactctctcaaaaaattggCAGACGATTGCGATGAGGAAATTATCCATTGGAGCAGATCTAAAGGCATCGCAATCACAGTATTTGCGCCGTGGGTCGCCATTGCTAAGACCCTCGGAGAATTAGGCCATTTGGAATGTTGGGTAGCTAAGCAATCCCGTTTGACTTCTAGGGCCCTGtcaaacctcctgaaagatgaggaaattacgaggcaggcaaccctccagaatcgtgcagccatcgattacctcctgctcctccacggtcactcgtgtgaggagtttgaggggctctgctgctttaatttgacatcTAGGGCCAAGGGGACTCGCGAGGcactcaaacaaatggaaaacatgatagGAGACATCAAGCAAGAATACGGGGACTGGCTCAGTAATTTGTTCAAGGGATGGGGAATCTCGGGTTGGACGGGATCGATTCTTAaaactgttctgttaattgtttttgtgctttttgttgctattgccagccttggactaatgaaaaagatgttgcagaatttgatttcttcctccacatcaccACCCAAAGCTGAAGTCCACCGAGTAGCCGTTGAAGTAGGCCCAGAAGCGTtcaaggaagaggaggaaagcttcgttgatgaggacgagcaggctgaacagcttgaaatcaCCGTAGAAGAAGTGCGCAGCCTTCCTCGAAAACAATGGCCTActcaacagcagtggtttgcagaaTCATACCTACGTTCTGAACACCTGGTGGACCCCCCTCAATTCGGATATCTGAGATAG